The Priestia koreensis genomic interval CCGATTCAAACATCGAATGAGCGTGCTTTTTCCTGCCCCAGAAAAGCCGATAATGCCAAATATTTCACCTTCTTTAATCGTTAAATTTATATTTTTTAATGCGTGAACTCTCTGCTTTCCTTCAAATACTTTCGAAACATTTCTCACTTCAATCAAGACTATTCCCCCTCTAGTATTAAGAAGTTTATTCTTATTATGTTTATACAAATACTAGGAATTAAAACGATATTTCTCCATATGTTTTCATTTATTTGTCGCTTGATAAAATTCCGTTTTGATACGGCGTAACAATTCTTTATCTGTTAGTAAGCGGTGGCCTGTAAGAGCTAACGCTTTTGCCCCAGTTAGTAAAGCCTGTTCACCTCGTTCAGAACCAGCAGCTTCTCTAAACTCATGAGTATGAGCAATCAATTGATCCGAACCAATCTTAATGTAAGGATGAGCAGTTGGTGTAACATGACTGACGTTTCCTGCGTCTGTTGAACCAATTCCTTTTACATTTTTACTTACGACATTTTCACCTAACAGACTCAGTTCTTCTTTTACTACTTCATCAAGCGTGTGATTTAACACTAGATCATGCACTTCATTTTGGAAGCGTTCAATTTTCACTTCTGCTCCCGTAGCTAGTGCGGCACCATTTGCGATATTTCGTACCTTCTCCGAAACCTCTTCTGTTCGTTTCCACGTACTTGCCCGAATGAAAAATCTAGCTGAAGCATAATCCGGAATAATATTAGGAGCTTCTCCACCGTGTGTAATAATTCCATGAATTCTCACATCGCTCGGTAATTGCTGGCGAAGAGCATTAATTCCGTTAAACAATTGAATGACTGCATCTAATGCATTAATTCCGCTCTCTGGTGAACCCGCAGCGTGAGCCGACTTACCGTAAAAGTGGAAATCTAATGGATCTACCGCCAGACTAGAAGTAGTAGTAGATGTTTGAGCACTTGGATGAATCATTAGCGCTGCATCCACATCTTGAAGAAGTCCATTTTTAACGAAACTTCCCTTTGCACTTCCGTTTGGCCCTCCTTCTTCTGCTGGAGTACCAAATACCACTACGTTTCCACCAGTTTCTTCTAACAAACGTGATAAAGCAATTCCAGCCGCAACACTTGTCGTCCCAATAATATTATGTCCGCATGCATGCCCTAGCCCAGGGAGAGCATCATATTCTGCTAAAAACCCAATTGTAGGTCCTTCTTTCACGGATTCTTTTCTGGCTATAAATCCTGTCTCATGCCCTGCTACATTAATCGTCACGGTAAATCCTGCATCCTTTAAAATATTGGTCAACGTTTCTGAAGCAAAAAATTCCTGATTTCCGATTTCAGGACGTTGATGAATTTGATGACTTGTTTGAATATATAATTCTTTGTTTTCTTCAATGTTTGTTTTAATTTGGGCACGCTGATTTTCTATTTTTACCTCGTTAAGATCAACATTTGTCGACATTGGGTCTCTCTCCTTTTTATTCACATATCATGCAATAGTAATCGTTTAGCAACGCAAAAACCCCTTCTCCTCATCTACACAAAGACAAGAAGAAGGGGTTATCTATATAACACCGCTATTCTCCTTATCTATCAAATCGCTCCTCAGCGATTTGCAGGAATTGGCACGGTATTTGTTATACAAACCCGTTGCCGAGGTTTCATAGGGCCGGTCCCTCCACCTCTCTGGATAAGAAAATTTCATTTTTATATAATTTTTAATATACGGATTATTCTAGGGTATCTTTTTCAAACTGTCAATACCTTTTATAAATGTATTTACATTCATTTTTATACATTTATCTATCTCCTTTTTGATAGAAGAAGTAACGGAGGCGATGCCTGTATTAAGAAACGTCCTCCAATAATAAAGGTCGCAATAGAATAGA includes:
- a CDS encoding M20 family metallopeptidase; the protein is MSTNVDLNEVKIENQRAQIKTNIEENKELYIQTSHQIHQRPEIGNQEFFASETLTNILKDAGFTVTINVAGHETGFIARKESVKEGPTIGFLAEYDALPGLGHACGHNIIGTTSVAAGIALSRLLEETGGNVVVFGTPAEEGGPNGSAKGSFVKNGLLQDVDAALMIHPSAQTSTTTSSLAVDPLDFHFYGKSAHAAGSPESGINALDAVIQLFNGINALRQQLPSDVRIHGIITHGGEAPNIIPDYASARFFIRASTWKRTEEVSEKVRNIANGAALATGAEVKIERFQNEVHDLVLNHTLDEVVKEELSLLGENVVSKNVKGIGSTDAGNVSHVTPTAHPYIKIGSDQLIAHTHEFREAAGSERGEQALLTGAKALALTGHRLLTDKELLRRIKTEFYQATNK